One Megalops cyprinoides isolate fMegCyp1 chromosome 4, fMegCyp1.pri, whole genome shotgun sequence genomic window carries:
- the LOC118776174 gene encoding solute carrier family 2, facilitated glucose transporter member 11-like: protein MKDTLKELMNYWRLYVLTLVLGIGGSFQYGIQVSILASPAEHIQSFVNQTWLGRYEVPVEESTKMLIWSFIVSVFSIGGWLGAIHSGTLPVVYGRKKALLINNIVAIVAALLMTLSRVAKSFEMILLGRLLYGYNVGLGLSVHLMYLGESSPKKMRGFLTLTSSIFSAFGKLVGAIVGIRELMGTDDMWPYLLAVSGIPALLQFLTLLCFPEAPRYLYIDKGDEEGCKKALRWLWGEDDMKMELEDMSKERDATHGQKAKTVCDVLRSRSVRWQLLALVIPCAGVQLCGSTALYFYAFDIFCQAGVPKDQMHYLTIGLGATEFLAISLCSLLIDRAGRKKLMGIGYILMGIIMSVLTISLYFKDYYLWVPYLNISLIFFVICIYGVGPAGVSMTLPADLFLQAWRPSAYVISGTVGWVSLFFIGMFFPFVVDGLGESCFLIFVTYCIISGTFMLCFIPETKDKTMVEIMEDFNKLNFKDRESNIKTKNFVLATKL from the exons ATGAAGGACACATTGAAGGAACTG ATGAATTACTGGAGGCTTTATGTTTTGACATTGGTGCTAGGAATAGGGGGATCATTTCAATATGGCATTCAAGTTTCAATCTTGGCCTCCCCTGCAGAA cataTACAGAGTTTTGTGAACCAGACTTGGCTGGGGAGGTATGAGGTCCCAGTAGAGGAGTCTACCAAAATGCTGATCTGGTCTTTCATCGTGTCGGTGTTCAGCATCGGGGGCTGGCTGGGTGCTATACATAGCGGGACCCTCCCAGTAGTCTATGGCAG GAAGAAAGCCTTACTGATCAATAACATTGTGGCAATTGTTGCTGCTTTACTGATGACCCTAAGTCGAGTGGCTAAGTCCTTTGAGATGATTCTGCTGGGCAGACTCCTTTATGGCTacaatgtgg GCCTTGGCCTCAGTGTGCACCTAATGTATCTAGGAGAGAGCTCTCCAAAGAAAATGCGTGGATTCTTGACTCTTACCAGCTCCATCTTCAGTGCCTTTGGGAAACTTGTTGGTGCAATAGTTGGAATTAG GGAGCTAATGGGCACAGATGACATGTGGCCCTACCTCCTGGCCGTGAGTGGCATCCCAGCCTTACTGCAGTTTCTGACACTCCTCTGTTTCCCGGAGGCACCACGCTACCTCTACATCGACAAGGGAGACGAGGAAGGCTGCAAGAAAG CTTTAAGGTGGCTCTGGGGCGAAGATGACATGAAAATGGAGCTGGAAGACATGAGCAAGGAGCGCGACGCAACGCATGGACAGAAGGCCAAGACAGTTTGTGATGTCCTGCGCTCTCGCTCAGTGCGCTGGCAGCTGCTTGCCCTGGTGATCCCCTGTGCTGGGGTGCAGCTTTGTGGCAGCACAGCG CTCTACTTCTACGCATTTGATATTTTCTGTCAAGCTGGGGTACCAAAGGATCAGATGCACTACCTTACCATTGGGCTTGGTGCCACTGAATTCCTTGCcatcagtctgtgt TCACTGTTGATAGACCGTGCAGGCAGGAAGAAGCTGATGGGTATTGGCTACATCCTAATGGGGATTATAATGTCGGTTCTGACAATTTCATTGTATTTCAAG GATTATTACCTCTGGGTCCCATACCTTAATATAAgtctcattttctttgtcatCTGTATTTATGGAGTTGGACCAG CTGGTGTGTCTATGACCCTTCCTGCTGACCTCTTCCTGCAAGCATGGCGACCCTCTGCATACGTCATCAGTGGCACCGTCGGCTGGGTTAGCCTGTTCTTCATTGGAATGTTCTTCCCTTTTGTAGTG gatgGCTTGGGAGAGTCATGTTTCCTGATCTTTGTGACCTACTGCATCATTAGTGGCACCTTCATGCTCTGCTTCATTCCTGAGACCAAGGACAAGACCATGGTGGAGATCATGGAGGACTTCAACAAACTCAATTTCAAGGACAGGGAATCCAATATTAAGACCAAAAATTTTGTCCTTGCAACAAAACTAtga